A window of the Mucilaginibacter sp. cycad4 genome harbors these coding sequences:
- a CDS encoding glucose 1-dehydrogenase — protein sequence MSRLTNKVAVITGGNSGIGLGIALEFKKEGAKGVIVGRNQETLDSAVAKLGNDFIAINADVTNLADLERVFSATAEKFGKIDVIVANAGAGAVGTVTTFNEAAFDKTIDLNLKSVYFTVQKALPYMNDGGSIILIGSNAAHRAYANFTLYGSAKAAVIYLAKGFSSDLLERKIRANVITPGTTDTPAFDKFVPAEQMEAVKKHFADQMPIGRIGQPADIGKTAVFLASDDSSFMLGAEILVDGGMTYLSK from the coding sequence ATGAGCAGATTAACAAATAAAGTAGCCGTAATTACAGGGGGTAATAGCGGCATTGGATTGGGTATCGCACTGGAATTCAAGAAAGAAGGTGCAAAGGGAGTTATCGTCGGCAGAAATCAGGAAACGCTGGATAGTGCTGTAGCGAAACTTGGGAATGATTTTATCGCCATCAACGCCGATGTAACCAATCTGGCCGACCTGGAAAGGGTATTTTCAGCAACCGCTGAAAAATTCGGCAAGATTGACGTCATTGTTGCCAATGCGGGTGCCGGAGCGGTAGGAACTGTGACAACTTTTAACGAAGCAGCGTTTGACAAGACCATTGACCTGAACCTGAAAAGTGTTTACTTCACGGTTCAGAAAGCACTGCCCTATATGAATGACGGTGGTTCGATCATTCTGATCGGGTCTAATGCGGCACACCGGGCGTATGCGAATTTTACGCTTTATGGCTCTGCAAAAGCGGCAGTGATCTATTTAGCCAAAGGGTTTTCAAGCGACCTTTTAGAAAGAAAGATCAGGGCAAATGTCATCACGCCAGGCACCACAGATACACCGGCATTTGACAAGTTTGTTCCCGCTGAACAAATGGAAGCGGTAAAAAAACACTTTGCTGATCAAATGCCGATAGGCAGGATCGGGCAACCGGCTGACATTGGTAAAACAGCGGTTTTCCTGGCCTCTGATGATTCCTCGTTTATGTTGGGTGCCGAAATCCTCGTGGATGGCGGCATGACCTATCTATCAAAATAA
- a CDS encoding NADP-dependent oxidoreductase encodes MKAIVVTDQDAGLAGMKLVTLPEPAAAINDVIVQVYASSITGDELSWPSTWTDRALHDRTPSIPGHELAGVVTALGYGTTGLSVGQRVFGLQDWYRNGSLAEYVAIEARNLAPLPDDVDFNDGNALVMPGLTAWQGLFIHGQIRAGQRVLVHGAAGIVGSMAVQLAREAGAHVIGTGRTAHREAVLGFGANEFVDLDHDPLENIDQIDLVFDVLGGNIAKRSLGIIRSGGRFVTITGPIDGQPTGVHNIDFVVEADRTQLMEIVQRFREGRLKTNAGSVVKLDDAIASYNSTQRIKGKTIVRVRQ; translated from the coding sequence ATGAAAGCAATTGTTGTAACAGATCAGGATGCGGGATTAGCAGGAATGAAACTCGTAACGTTGCCTGAGCCCGCGGCAGCGATCAACGATGTCATCGTTCAGGTTTACGCATCCAGTATTACCGGAGACGAACTGTCATGGCCGTCGACATGGACCGATCGCGCTCTGCATGACCGGACGCCGTCGATCCCGGGCCACGAACTGGCCGGAGTGGTAACGGCGTTGGGATATGGCACGACGGGGCTGTCGGTGGGCCAACGGGTGTTCGGTCTTCAGGATTGGTATCGCAACGGCTCGCTGGCAGAATATGTGGCGATTGAAGCGCGCAACCTTGCCCCGCTGCCGGACGATGTTGACTTTAATGATGGCAATGCGCTGGTGATGCCGGGTCTGACGGCCTGGCAGGGGCTGTTCATACACGGACAAATCAGGGCGGGACAAAGAGTCCTCGTACATGGCGCGGCTGGTATCGTAGGTTCGATGGCTGTCCAACTCGCACGGGAGGCCGGTGCGCATGTTATCGGCACCGGGCGCACCGCGCACCGTGAGGCCGTGCTCGGCTTTGGTGCAAATGAGTTCGTCGACCTCGATCATGATCCGTTGGAAAATATCGACCAGATCGATCTTGTTTTTGATGTCCTCGGCGGCAACATCGCGAAGCGCTCTTTGGGCATCATTCGTTCTGGAGGAAGGTTTGTGACCATTACCGGCCCAATCGATGGACAGCCTACAGGCGTGCACAACATCGACTTCGTGGTCGAAGCTGACCGCACCCAGTTAATGGAGATCGTGCAGCGGTTCCGCGAGGGACGTCTAAAAACGAACGCCGGAAGCGTTGTTAAACTCGACGATGCGATTGCCTCCTATAATTCGACCCAGCGGATCAAGGGCAAAACCATTGTCCGCGTTCGGCAATAA
- a CDS encoding carbohydrate-binding family 9-like protein, whose protein sequence is MALTVAFLEDVDKGSPIEHMSVLLDEQEKHLVGIVPWPDYEYKPDVHFAIAYSTDCFMLKYYVKEKAIKASYYRPNEPVHQDSCVEFFIGFGTELEYYNFGFNCIGTCSLGFGRGRENREVSPEKLIRLIKSQTRLTQEINHGNGDISWELTLMLPLDVFYHHSFTSLKGQQCHANFYKCGDELPEPHFLTWHNIECDDPDFHHPEFFGEIKLEV, encoded by the coding sequence ATGGCACTTACAGTAGCATTTTTAGAAGATGTGGACAAAGGCAGTCCTATTGAACACATGTCTGTTTTGTTAGACGAACAGGAGAAACATCTTGTTGGAATTGTACCATGGCCCGATTATGAATATAAACCCGATGTTCATTTTGCAATAGCCTATAGTACTGATTGTTTTATGTTGAAGTACTACGTAAAAGAGAAAGCGATAAAAGCTTCCTATTACAGGCCCAATGAGCCCGTTCATCAGGATAGTTGTGTGGAGTTTTTCATTGGTTTTGGCACCGAACTGGAATATTACAATTTTGGATTTAACTGTATCGGTACTTGTTCGCTTGGCTTTGGAAGAGGCAGGGAAAATCGCGAAGTATCGCCGGAAAAACTAATAAGGCTTATAAAGTCTCAAACCCGGTTAACACAGGAAATCAATCATGGAAACGGCGATATAAGTTGGGAGCTTACGCTGATGTTACCGTTAGATGTGTTTTATCATCATTCATTTACATCATTAAAAGGGCAGCAATGCCATGCTAATTTTTATAAATGCGGCGATGAACTGCCGGAGCCGCATTTTTTAACCTGGCATAACATTGAATGTGACGATCCTGACTTTCACCATCCTGAGTTTTTTGGCGAAATAAAACTGGAAGTTTAG
- a CDS encoding helix-turn-helix domain-containing protein, with translation MRDERFCASNCPFTRAIGTIGNKWKPIIINVIGTRTVRFGQLDSIIPLISRKVLTEQLKELEEDGLLERIAFKELPPRVEYKLSEKGLAFLPILESIKEWNCKYEVALTPKETDRVTYAQ, from the coding sequence ATGAGAGACGAGAGATTTTGCGCTTCGAACTGCCCCTTTACGAGAGCTATCGGCACTATTGGCAATAAATGGAAACCGATCATCATTAATGTGATTGGCACCCGCACCGTTCGTTTTGGTCAGCTGGATTCCATTATACCGCTCATTTCAAGGAAAGTACTGACCGAACAACTTAAAGAGCTGGAAGAAGACGGACTATTGGAAAGAATAGCCTTTAAGGAACTACCGCCCAGGGTAGAATATAAATTGTCTGAAAAAGGCTTAGCTTTTTTACCAATCCTGGAAAGTATAAAGGAATGGAATTGCAAATATGAGGTGGCTTTAACTCCCAAAGAGACTGATAGAGTAACTTACGCCCAATAG
- a CDS encoding SGNH/GDSL hydrolase family protein, producing the protein MKRISIVILLIICFFNKASFSQNIPSYKWYDPVKADFPVIEGQGWSKETASGYERFPARAEKTLNPNVWNISHSSAGLYIKFKTDAQNLVIRYKVKGDFAMWHMPATGVSGVDLYALDPNGKWCQAPGSFSFKDTITYKFSNIKVSAAFPGRSYEYRLFLPLYNSLSWLEIGVPSSSAFNFMPLSKEKPVLVYGTSIAQGACASRPGLAWTSILERALDRPLINLGFSGSGLLEKSVIDLMAEVDAKIYVLDCMPNMASFSDQEIETRLSVSIQTLKEKHPLVPILLVEHSGGNADGLLDTGRNAGYGHVNKILGQAYSKLMAAGTKGLYLLAGKEIGFDINSTVDGLHPNDIGMEQYAVAYEKAIRTIINEPTGSYSTTRPVVQSRDGYYDWRNRHNEILSLVKTGAPKIVFLGNSILNYWGGEPKAPLARGAESWDKYLGPLGVKNFGFGWDQVENVLWRVYHEEIDGFKADKVMIMIGTNNLSACNDQEIAEGLKMLVQAVKKRQPEAEILLSGLLPRRAMESRIKVLNKVIAKLAAQTKVGFIDPGKLLLDHTGKINESLFGDGLHPNEVGYQKLAVALVPYLKK; encoded by the coding sequence ATGAAACGTATATCCATAGTAATATTACTAATCATTTGTTTTTTTAATAAAGCATCCTTTTCGCAAAATATACCTTCATATAAATGGTATGATCCGGTTAAGGCTGATTTTCCGGTTATAGAAGGGCAGGGCTGGTCAAAAGAAACGGCAAGCGGTTACGAGCGGTTCCCGGCGCGGGCTGAAAAGACCCTCAATCCCAATGTGTGGAACATCTCGCATAGCAGCGCCGGCTTGTACATTAAGTTTAAAACAGATGCGCAGAACCTGGTTATCCGTTATAAAGTTAAAGGTGATTTTGCTATGTGGCACATGCCGGCCACCGGTGTAAGCGGCGTGGATCTTTATGCTTTGGATCCCAATGGCAAATGGTGTCAGGCTCCGGGTAGTTTCTCGTTTAAGGATACCATTACCTACAAGTTTTCGAATATTAAAGTAAGTGCTGCTTTCCCGGGGAGGAGTTATGAGTACCGGCTTTTCCTGCCTTTGTATAATTCGTTATCATGGCTTGAAATAGGTGTTCCATCAAGTAGTGCATTTAACTTTATGCCTTTATCCAAAGAAAAGCCGGTGCTTGTGTATGGAACATCCATTGCACAGGGCGCTTGCGCTTCAAGGCCGGGTTTGGCCTGGACTTCTATTTTGGAACGTGCATTGGATCGTCCTTTGATCAATCTTGGTTTTTCAGGTTCCGGACTGCTTGAAAAGTCTGTCATCGATTTGATGGCAGAGGTGGATGCAAAAATATATGTGCTTGATTGCATGCCCAATATGGCAAGTTTTTCTGACCAGGAAATCGAAACACGTTTATCAGTATCAATACAAACTTTGAAGGAGAAGCACCCGCTGGTTCCGATATTGCTGGTTGAGCATAGTGGTGGCAATGCCGATGGATTGCTGGATACAGGTAGGAATGCAGGCTATGGTCACGTTAATAAAATACTCGGCCAGGCTTATTCCAAGCTGATGGCAGCCGGAACAAAGGGGCTTTATTTATTAGCCGGCAAAGAAATCGGTTTTGATATCAATTCAACAGTTGATGGCTTGCACCCCAACGATATCGGTATGGAGCAATATGCAGTTGCGTATGAAAAAGCCATCCGAACCATAATTAATGAGCCAACCGGTAGCTATTCAACTACCCGGCCCGTAGTGCAAAGCAGGGATGGCTATTATGATTGGCGAAACAGGCATAATGAAATATTATCGCTCGTTAAAACTGGTGCACCAAAGATTGTATTCCTTGGTAATTCTATCCTGAATTACTGGGGCGGTGAACCTAAGGCGCCTTTAGCACGGGGAGCTGAGTCATGGGATAAATATTTGGGACCCCTGGGGGTAAAAAATTTTGGTTTTGGCTGGGACCAGGTTGAGAATGTTTTATGGCGGGTATATCATGAAGAAATAGACGGCTTTAAGGCTGATAAGGTTATGATTATGATAGGCACCAATAACTTGTCTGCCTGCAATGATCAGGAAATAGCAGAAGGATTAAAAATGCTTGTGCAGGCAGTAAAGAAGCGTCAGCCTGAAGCGGAGATTCTTTTATCGGGTTTGTTGCCCAGGAGGGCAATGGAAAGCCGGATAAAGGTGCTTAATAAAGTTATTGCAAAACTGGCAGCTCAAACTAAAGTTGGTTTTATTGATCCGGGTAAATTATTGCTTGATCATACCGGGAAGATCAATGAATCGCTTTTTGGGGATGGCCTGCACCCCAACGAGGTCGGTTATCAAAAGCTGGCGGTGGCATTGGTGCCGTATCTTAAAAAATAA
- a CDS encoding aminoglycoside phosphotransferase family protein, producing MSYNISEIVSSFCIEGNVAAITAYGSGHINDTFHVKNADPGLPGYLLQRVNHKVFENVPALMGNVQLVTEHLKKKLAQIPGANPAKEVLTIVGTKDQQCFFCDPAGNYWRMFCFLADTKNYDMVLTEQQAYEGGKAFGKFQLLLSDLDAGLLYETIPGFHNIAMRLDRLNNAVSADPKNRIKDVLTELSFVIERAGSMVAIMNLGKEGKLPLRIIHNDTKFNNILLDMNDRAQCVIDLDTVMPGYVAYDFGDAIRTIINTAAEDEKDVTKIDLNIPLFKAYAEGYFEYAGSFLSETEVKSLSMGVLLIPYMQGVRFLTDYIEGDVYYKTHFPEHNLQRTRAQFELLSKLERNYDVLDQIIYNAAKKYVQITTEIKQWHLQ from the coding sequence ATGTCATATAATATCTCTGAAATAGTATCCAGTTTTTGCATCGAAGGAAATGTAGCAGCTATCACTGCTTACGGGTCTGGTCATATCAACGATACCTTTCATGTTAAAAATGCAGATCCCGGATTGCCCGGTTATTTGCTTCAGCGAGTCAATCATAAAGTATTTGAAAATGTTCCGGCACTGATGGGGAATGTGCAGTTGGTAACTGAGCATCTTAAAAAAAAGCTTGCTCAAATCCCCGGCGCAAACCCTGCTAAAGAAGTGCTCACCATAGTGGGGACTAAAGATCAGCAGTGTTTTTTTTGTGACCCAGCGGGGAATTACTGGCGGATGTTCTGCTTTTTGGCGGATACTAAAAATTACGACATGGTACTTACTGAGCAGCAGGCTTATGAGGGCGGTAAGGCATTTGGGAAATTTCAGCTACTGTTGTCGGATCTTGATGCAGGCTTGCTTTACGAAACTATCCCCGGCTTTCATAACATAGCCATGCGGCTTGATCGTTTAAATAATGCGGTATCGGCCGACCCGAAAAACCGGATCAAGGACGTATTGACTGAGTTGTCGTTTGTAATTGAAAGAGCAGGCTCAATGGTTGCAATCATGAATTTGGGAAAAGAAGGGAAGCTACCGCTACGTATTATCCATAACGATACCAAATTCAATAACATATTGCTTGATATGAATGACCGGGCACAGTGCGTAATAGATCTGGATACAGTTATGCCCGGCTACGTTGCTTATGATTTTGGTGATGCTATCCGCACCATTATCAATACCGCGGCCGAGGATGAGAAAGATGTTACAAAGATAGACCTGAACATTCCCTTGTTTAAAGCCTATGCCGAAGGTTATTTTGAATATGCCGGTAGCTTTTTGTCAGAAACGGAGGTCAAATCGCTTTCAATGGGAGTTTTATTAATACCCTATATGCAGGGCGTGCGTTTCCTTACAGATTATATAGAGGGCGATGTTTATTATAAGACCCACTTTCCGGAACATAATTTACAGCGAACCAGGGCCCAGTTCGAGTTGCTCAGCAAGCTTGAGCGAAATTATGATGTTTTAGATCAGATAATTTATAACGCAGCAAAAAAGTACGTACAAATAACAACCGAAATTAAACAATGGCACTTACAGTAG
- a CDS encoding glucose 1-dehydrogenase, with the protein MNKLENKVAVVTGASKGIGAAIAKHFAAAGAKVVVNYATSREGADKVVKEITDNGGTAIAVQADVSSEADVTRLFEETKTTFGALDVLVNNAVAQGYAPIEQISGEAFHQSFNVNVLGPILTIQAALKLFGDKGGNIINISSGASKYPLANASLYSSTKAALDAFTIALSKELGVKNVRINSILPGATDTEGAASAGVTRGSDYEKMFIEKTPLGRRGQPADIAKAAVFLASDDAAWITGELISVSGGMYGF; encoded by the coding sequence ATGAATAAATTAGAAAACAAAGTAGCGGTAGTTACCGGTGCATCGAAAGGAATAGGCGCAGCGATCGCCAAGCACTTTGCCGCAGCCGGCGCGAAGGTAGTGGTGAATTATGCCACCAGTAGAGAAGGCGCAGATAAAGTAGTTAAGGAAATCACGGATAACGGCGGCACGGCCATCGCTGTACAGGCCGATGTTTCGAGCGAAGCCGACGTAACCAGGCTATTTGAAGAAACCAAAACGACTTTCGGCGCATTGGACGTTTTAGTAAATAACGCGGTAGCTCAAGGATACGCGCCTATTGAACAGATTTCGGGGGAGGCATTTCACCAAAGTTTCAATGTCAATGTTTTAGGGCCTATATTGACTATCCAGGCGGCGCTGAAACTTTTCGGCGATAAGGGCGGAAATATTATCAATATCAGTTCCGGTGCGAGTAAGTATCCGCTTGCGAATGCATCATTATACTCTTCAACTAAAGCAGCACTTGATGCCTTCACTATTGCTTTATCTAAGGAGTTGGGTGTTAAAAACGTTCGGATCAATTCTATTTTACCCGGCGCTACGGATACGGAAGGAGCCGCAAGTGCAGGCGTCACTCGGGGCAGCGACTATGAAAAAATGTTTATCGAAAAAACGCCGCTTGGCCGCAGGGGCCAGCCCGCAGATATCGCGAAAGCTGCTGTCTTTCTGGCTTCCGACGATGCTGCCTGGATCACCGGTGAGCTAATTTCCGTTTCTGGCGGTATGTATGGTTTTTAA
- a CDS encoding alpha-ketoglutarate-dependent dioxygenase AlkB, translating to MQYCVSLLQKFIAEVPWNQTKKKMWDKVYLTPRLTSRHGDVGTDYSVSGKISNPNPWTPELLMLKEKAEAVAGIKFNSVLLNYYRNGNDSVAWHSDRESVLGINPIIASVSFGQVRSFDIRNKTDHKNYYSVKLEHGFFSLDESRLTGTLGASHC from the coding sequence ATGCAATATTGTGTTTCCCTGCTTCAAAAGTTCATTGCGGAGGTGCCGTGGAACCAAACCAAAAAGAAGATGTGGGACAAAGTATACCTGACGCCGCGCTTAACTTCGCGGCATGGGGATGTGGGTACAGATTATTCGGTATCCGGCAAAATCTCGAATCCTAATCCCTGGACACCGGAGCTATTGATGCTCAAAGAAAAAGCAGAGGCAGTGGCTGGGATCAAGTTCAATAGCGTGTTGCTGAATTATTACCGCAACGGCAATGATTCTGTTGCCTGGCATAGCGATAGGGAAAGCGTATTGGGCATTAACCCAATCATTGCTTCCGTAAGTTTCGGACAGGTACGCAGCTTTGATATCCGCAATAAAACGGATCATAAAAATTATTATTCGGTCAAACTGGAACACGGCTTTTTTTCTCTTGATGAAAGCCGGCTTACAGGAACATTGGGAGCATCGCATTGCTAA
- a CDS encoding NADPH-dependent F420 reductase, translating into MNNSQNNAAKSYAIIGFGKIGKALAKAFARKGVEVSVATTRNPESFASETAAIGTGITPTTLADAVKADVIFLAVRFESHPDVAKALPEWQGKIIVDVTNAYGVPPEKLGGLPSAKFVAKAFIGGKLVKGFNHLGAAILDQDPAVHGGSRVVFLAGDDEGATVEIAALAEDLGFAAVKLGGLSEGGLLVQAQGNTWGQLIFQDLIRF; encoded by the coding sequence ATGAATAATTCACAAAACAACGCAGCCAAAAGCTACGCAATAATCGGCTTTGGCAAGATTGGCAAGGCCCTGGCGAAGGCGTTCGCCCGTAAAGGCGTCGAAGTATCTGTTGCCACCACGCGTAACCCGGAAAGCTTTGCATCCGAGACCGCTGCGATCGGAACTGGGATCACTCCCACGACACTGGCGGATGCAGTTAAGGCGGACGTCATCTTTTTGGCGGTGCGTTTTGAGTCGCATCCGGACGTCGCAAAGGCACTGCCCGAATGGCAGGGAAAGATCATCGTCGATGTGACCAATGCCTACGGTGTGCCCCCCGAAAAGTTGGGAGGGCTGCCTTCTGCCAAATTTGTAGCGAAGGCTTTCATCGGTGGGAAACTCGTTAAAGGCTTCAATCATTTGGGCGCTGCTATCCTTGACCAGGATCCGGCTGTACATGGCGGCAGTAGGGTCGTGTTTCTGGCTGGCGACGATGAGGGTGCAACTGTGGAGATCGCGGCGCTTGCGGAAGATCTCGGTTTCGCGGCAGTCAAACTTGGCGGCCTGTCGGAAGGCGGACTGCTGGTACAGGCGCAGGGAAATACCTGGGGACAGCTAATCTTCCAGGACCTGATCAGGTTTTAA
- a CDS encoding substrate-binding domain-containing protein, with amino-acid sequence MKNKIVRIKDIAEKAKVSTGTVDRVLHKRGRVSKKVEEKVLKIIEEMDYEPNLMARALGSNRIYQIAALIPDHEIDSYWHAPKAGIEKAEKDLKQYGIIVQQYVFDPYDVDSFISKANKLTNDKPDGIILSPIFYRETLPFFEKWKAAEIPFVLFNTQIAECEPLSYIGQDSYQSGFLAGKLIHYGQPDSCSVLIAHIDEETSNAAHLLKKEQGFRNYFSQNNLEHQYKILRVELNRSNAAVFMKQLSDVIDSTPDLASIFVTTSKAHEIAKYLEQRYIKHIKIIGYDLLAPNLYFLNKGTISFLINQNPKGQGYWGIYQLTDSLVFKKEVPVIKYLPLDIVTKENVNYYADDDDAVFLDI; translated from the coding sequence ATGAAGAATAAAATTGTTCGCATTAAAGATATTGCTGAAAAAGCGAAGGTTTCGACAGGCACGGTTGACAGAGTACTGCATAAACGCGGGCGGGTATCAAAAAAGGTAGAAGAGAAGGTGCTCAAAATTATTGAAGAGATGGATTATGAGCCCAATCTTATGGCGAGGGCGTTGGGATCCAATAGAATATACCAAATAGCGGCCTTGATACCCGATCATGAAATTGATTCCTATTGGCACGCGCCTAAAGCCGGAATTGAAAAGGCCGAAAAAGACCTGAAGCAATACGGTATTATTGTACAACAGTATGTGTTTGATCCTTATGATGTAGATTCATTTATAAGCAAGGCCAATAAATTAACCAATGATAAACCGGATGGCATAATTTTATCGCCTATATTTTACCGGGAAACACTACCTTTTTTCGAGAAATGGAAAGCTGCCGAAATTCCCTTTGTGTTGTTTAATACACAAATTGCCGAATGTGAGCCCTTAAGTTATATCGGCCAGGATTCATACCAGAGTGGTTTTTTGGCTGGTAAGCTTATTCATTACGGGCAACCCGATTCCTGCTCTGTTTTAATTGCACACATTGATGAAGAGACGAGCAACGCCGCTCACCTCTTAAAAAAGGAACAGGGATTTCGCAATTATTTTTCTCAAAATAACCTTGAGCATCAGTACAAAATTCTGAGGGTTGAGTTAAACAGGTCAAATGCCGCTGTTTTCATGAAACAACTGAGTGATGTTATTGACAGTACCCCTGATTTAGCCAGCATTTTCGTAACAACCTCTAAGGCTCATGAAATTGCGAAGTATCTGGAACAGCGTTATATAAAGCATATCAAAATAATAGGATATGATTTGCTTGCCCCCAATCTGTATTTTCTGAATAAAGGAACAATCAGCTTCCTGATCAATCAAAACCCTAAGGGGCAGGGTTATTGGGGTATATATCAATTAACCGATAGCCTGGTATTCAAAAAGGAAGTACCTGTTATCAAATATCTTCCGCTTGATATCGTTACGAAGGAAAATGTGAACTACTACGCTGATGATGACGATGCCGTTTTTTTAGATATCTGA
- a CDS encoding glycoside hydrolase domain-containing protein translates to MKFTLMLLLCSAVALAQTKAGGVYQELPDPKPVNQASWSTLKPGVYVSFATADMRYDKNNAPAISPLQAQWKTKAWKGEKVHTQFLVWTTRNLKQLSFVWSKLKDDKGHEISVKDINASFVRYVMADGLNNEGGGCGIPPGHDSSLVEDVIDPVKMLPAGKNTTRPVWLSVRVPANAVEGLYRGSVKVIEGNDNPPLILNYSVQVLDHTLPAPEHWKFHLDLWQNPYSVARVYGVKPWSKQHFDIMRPYMTMLANAGQKAITTTLIHDPWNSQTYDIYGSMIKWTKNKNGSWLYDYSVFDHWVSFMMSLGINKLINCYSMIPWNLKFYYFDEALGKDTMIAAKPGSAEYEAHWRPMLTDFARHLKEKGWFNKTTIAMDERSMADMQKAIALIKSADKDFKISLAGNYHPEIEKDLFDYSIASNQVMDEATIRLRRESGLNTTYYTCCTEGHPNTFTFSAPAESVWLAWHAAYKGYDGYLRWAYNCWTKGALRDTRFGSWSSGDAYLVYPGPRSSIRLERLIEGIQDFEKINVLRELFIKNNQQDKLLQLKNILEGFDIGELKNKNAAETLQAAQERLNSL, encoded by the coding sequence ATGAAGTTTACATTAATGCTGTTATTGTGCAGTGCCGTTGCTTTGGCGCAGACTAAAGCTGGCGGAGTTTACCAGGAACTTCCAGATCCAAAACCTGTAAATCAGGCAAGCTGGAGTACACTGAAGCCCGGTGTTTACGTAAGTTTTGCCACAGCCGATATGCGTTATGATAAAAATAATGCTCCTGCCATATCTCCTTTGCAGGCTCAATGGAAAACCAAAGCATGGAAAGGAGAAAAGGTGCATACTCAATTCCTGGTATGGACAACCCGAAACCTGAAACAATTGAGCTTTGTATGGAGTAAACTTAAAGATGATAAAGGGCATGAAATTTCCGTAAAAGATATCAATGCAAGCTTTGTGCGCTATGTGATGGCCGATGGACTAAACAATGAAGGCGGTGGCTGCGGTATCCCGCCCGGTCATGATTCCAGTCTTGTTGAGGATGTTATTGACCCTGTAAAAATGCTCCCGGCAGGTAAAAATACCACCCGGCCGGTTTGGTTAAGTGTTAGGGTTCCGGCTAATGCGGTGGAAGGCCTTTATCGGGGGAGCGTAAAAGTAATTGAAGGAAATGATAACCCTCCTTTAATTTTGAATTATTCCGTACAGGTACTTGATCATACTTTGCCGGCACCGGAACACTGGAAGTTTCACCTGGATCTGTGGCAAAATCCTTATTCGGTGGCCCGGGTATATGGTGTAAAGCCCTGGTCAAAGCAACACTTTGATATAATGCGCCCCTACATGACGATGCTGGCAAATGCCGGGCAGAAAGCAATTACGACCACACTTATCCATGACCCCTGGAATAGCCAAACCTATGATATTTATGGGTCGATGATAAAATGGACTAAAAATAAGAATGGCTCATGGCTGTACGATTATTCGGTGTTTGATCATTGGGTGTCTTTTATGATGTCATTGGGGATTAATAAGTTAATCAACTGCTATAGCATGATCCCCTGGAACCTGAAGTTTTACTATTTCGACGAAGCTTTGGGAAAAGACACAATGATTGCAGCTAAGCCAGGCTCGGCAGAGTATGAAGCACATTGGCGACCTATGCTGACTGATTTTGCCCGTCATCTGAAAGAAAAAGGATGGTTTAATAAAACCACCATAGCTATGGACGAAAGATCTATGGCTGATATGCAAAAAGCTATAGCTTTAATAAAAAGCGCAGATAAAGATTTTAAGATTTCATTAGCGGGCAATTACCATCCTGAAATTGAAAAAGACCTGTTTGATTACAGCATAGCCTCTAACCAGGTAATGGATGAAGCGACAATACGTTTGCGCCGGGAATCGGGCTTAAATACTACGTATTATACCTGCTGCACAGAAGGACATCCCAATACATTTACTTTTTCGGCCCCGGCCGAGTCTGTTTGGCTAGCATGGCATGCTGCTTACAAAGGATATGACGGGTACCTGAGGTGGGCGTACAATTGCTGGACCAAAGGTGCTTTACGTGATACCCGATTTGGATCATGGTCATCGGGCGATGCTTATTTGGTTTACCCCGGCCCGCGCTCTTCTATTCGCCTGGAACGATTGATCGAGGGCATCCAGGATTTTGAAAAAATTAATGTTTTAAGAGAGCTTTTTATAAAAAACAACCAGCAGGATAAATTGCTTCAGCTAAAAAACATATTGGAAGGTTTTGACATTGGGGAGTTAAAAAATAAGAATGCCGCCGAAACACTTCAGGCTGCGCAGGAACGACTGAATAGCTTATAA